The Rhopalosiphum maidis isolate BTI-1 chromosome 1, ASM367621v3, whole genome shotgun sequence genome has a segment encoding these proteins:
- the LOC113560772 gene encoding fas apoptotic inhibitory molecule 1, translating to MAEKTKYNEDTVAVWKLPLADGIHEIEFEHGTATGKRVIRLDGKIVRRKDWMFRLVGDEVFDIDNIQCTIKVEPDGLFMYTYDLLVDGRSLEDFCEYISKNRSTWLITAEDGVENRIILDKASMDIIVNGSQVTDAMSEFIENGTETHFAVGEMLVTIRTEHSCDKKIGVVHSLFVNGAMVTEL from the exons ATGGcagagaaaacaaaatacaatgaaGATACGGTGGCGGTGTGGAAACTACCATTGGCAGACGGTATTCATGAAATAGAATTTGAACATGGTACAGCTACTGGTAAAAGGGTTATTAGATTGGATGGAAAA ATAGTGAGACGAAAAGATTGGATGTTTCGATTAGTCGGAGATGAAGTTTTTGATATAGACAATATACAATGCACTATCAAAGTAGAACCAGATGGGTTGTTTATGTACACATATGATTTATTAGTTGACGGAAGGAGCTTGGAAGATTTTTGCGAATATATCTCAAAAAATCGATCTACTTGGTTAATTACTGCAGAAGATGGTGTTGAAAATCGAATTATTCTTG ATAAAGCTTCTATGGATATTATAGTAAACGGATCTCAAGTTACAGACGCAATG TCTGAATTCATTGAAAATGGTACAGAAACACATTTTGCAGTCGGTGAAATGTTAGTAACAATACGAACTGAACATagttgtgataaaaaaattggtgTTGTGCACAGTCTATTCGTTAATGGTGCTATGGTtacagaattataa
- the LOC113548387 gene encoding dynein heavy chain 10, axonemal-like, producing the protein MTQSNRYPLCIDPHNQGFNWIKNHEKNNSLKILSFGDNDYFVHFKNALQYGQPVVFIDFENINLDIKDLLNKNIQSESLDSEFIEIDDKKYKFNKNFRLYLMTKQTNPKITTFIYSNMTVINCSITQEGLESQLLNLVIKHEIKELEDKKELVVKNIYQNKEALEEFKNTFIKEIINCTEPLIDNPHLLNKLEDIKLKINLCSTELKSSIELMSLVDQSRDVYKSVSQKGTLFYMSLSGLKDINPLYQFSIQSFMKLFLNSIDSAKKDQNVLNRISNIIFQLTNDVYEFSSISIYEKHNLLFLFQIACTLDRDAGHLSNSELIFFIKGKIIGSENVTIKNPTTWLSNKCWQNVVNLSTNFKNFSNLTEHICNNTVNWKEWFYSEYPESENTIPIKITKCFEVLMLIRCFRTDRVYQSVENYVYKMIEVNHEKCINNKNTNLENIHKKFSNLTPCILILNNGSDPIKDLTNLAEKNDITGPTYKVLSLGTFNEDVIYSALKSAMYRGNWLIVQNCNFSVHFLYETEYILEQSNESWHPNFRLWLIFNGDSLSSDSFPISLLLRSLKVIIEPSNHMRISMQKTLDKYDFDDQEDKNQHPAFKSLLYTLLFFHGILLERQKYNQFGWSIPYNFEYSDYDMCQLIITIFLKKSVKNEIPWTTFKYLIGEIIYGGKVIDNYDRQILLTYVDEYFGDFIHSSYQPFSFYNCKDCYKPVKYIEAERKLFESNKHSLKEVVNELPLSINPEVCGLNSNVLFEYHNNLVRLLWTDMIKLYPSVDIVYDENTDWDKVVQNTTEDILKSLPELYNINKVKLFYGDKCFAPNIIVLLHELEKINALLDVIRNNLSQLSKVFLGKVEMNSMLEEVSMCLYAGRVPDCWSKLSPPSVKSLPGYIQHLTKRTLQYSNWSQIREPLVMWLSGLHSPKSYLTSLIQLACRKYGWSIEHSMFYTSVTQWTCESEVQREPDAGCYITGLYLEGARWDMDKQCLTESAFQNIFEKLPILAIIPIETRLLKLPKSSITIPAYVTSKRGNSMTDNCVFQANLNTLLHKSFWILRGVCIVMNTD; encoded by the exons ATGACTCAATCGAATCGATATCCTCTTTGTATTGACCCACATAATCAAGGATTTAATTGGATTAAAaaccatgaaaaaaataattcattaaaaattctttcATTTGgtgataatgattattttgtgcattttaaaaatgctttgCAATATGGACAACCAGTAGTTTTTATCgattttgaaaacataaatttagatataaaagatttattaaataaaaatatacaat cggAATCATTGGATTCTGAATTTATTGAGattgatgataaaaaatataagttcaaTAAAAACTTCAGATTATACTTGATGACTAAACAAACTAATCCAAAAATTACAACATTCATTTACTCCAATATGACtgtaataaattgttctaTCACACAAGAA GGATTGGAAAGTCAACTACTAAATTTGGtgataaaacatgaaataaaagAACTAGAAGATAAGAAAGAAttagttgtaaaaaatatatatcaaaataaggAAGCACttgaagaatttaaaaatacgtttataaaaGAAATCATAAATTGCACCGAACCTTTGATTGATAATCCAcatcttttaaataaactcgaagatataaaattgaaaattaatttatgttctaCAGAATTAAAATCGTCTATTGAATTAATGTCTTTAGTTGACCAGTCTAGGGATGTTTATAAATCTGTATCACAAAAaggaactttattttatatgtctcTTTCTGGATTAAAAGATATCAACCCTTTGTATCAATTTTCAATACAGTCGTTcatgaaattgtttttgaattcaattGATTCAGCAAAAAAAgatcaaaatgtattgaacaggatatcaaatattatttttcaacttacAAATGATGTTTACGAATTTAGTAGTATCagtatttatgaaaaacacaacttattatttttatttcaaatagcGTGTACGTTAGATAGAGATGCAGGACATTTATCGAATTCTGAATTAATATTCTTCATCAAAGGTAAAATTATAGGCTCTGAAAATGTTACCATAAAAAACCCAACAACATGgttatcaaataaatgttggcaaaatgttgttaatttaagcacgaactttaaaaatttttcgaATTTGACTGaacatatttgtaataacaCCGTCAATTGGAAAGag TGGTTTTATTCAGAATATCCAGAATCTGAAAATACAATACCtatcaaaataactaaatgttTTGAAGTCTTAATGCTAATAAGATGTTTTCGAACTGATCGAGTGTATCAATCTGTTGAAAATtacgtttataaaatgattgaaGTAAATCATGAGAAGTGcatcaataacaaaaatacaaa tcttgaaaatatacataaaaaattttcaaatttaacaccatgtattttaatattaaataacggaTCTGATCCGATAAAGGATCTGACTAATCTTgcagaaaaaaatgatataactgGTCCAACGTACAAGGTTCTTTCATTAGGAACTTTCAATGAAgac GTTATTTATTCAGCTTTGAAATCCGCAATGTACCGCGGAAATTGGTTGATTGTACAAAACTGTAATTTTTCTGTTCATTTTCTATACGAAActgaatatatattagaacAATCAAATGAAAGTTGGCATCCAAACTTTAGATtatggttaatatttaatggagATTCATTATCGAGTGATTCATTTCCAATATCTCTCTTGCTCAGGTCATTAAAAG ttattattgaacCTTCGAATCATATGAGGATAAGTATGCAGAAAACTTtagataaatatgattttgacGATCAAGAAGATAAAAATCAACATCCTGCTTTCAAATcattactatatacattactatttttccacggaatattatta gaacGCCAAAAATACAATCAATTTGGATGGAGTATaccatacaattttgaatattctGATTATGATATGTGTcaactaataattactatcttcttgaaaaaaagtgtaaaaaatgaaataccttggactacatttaaatatttaatcggtGAAATCATATATGGAGGAAAAGTAATCGATAACTATGACCGCCAAATTCTTTTGACATACGTGGATGAATATTTTGGTGATTTCATACATAGTTCTTACCAACCGTTCAGCTTTTATAACTGCAAAGATTGTTATAAGCCAGTAAAATACATAGAGGCGGAAAGAAAACTATTTGAAAGTAATAAACACAGTTtaaaag AAGTAGTTAATGAATTACCATTGTCTATTAACCCGGAAGTTTGCggattaaattcaaatgttttatttgaataccACAATAATTTGGTTAGACTTTTGTGGACAGACATGATAAAGTTATATCCAAGTGTTGATATAGTTTATGATGAAAACACTGATTGGGATAAAGTTGTACAAAATACTACtgaagacattttaaaatcattgcctgaactttataatataaataaagtaaaattgttttacggAGATAAATGTTTTGCtcctaatattatagttttacttCACGAACTTGAGAAAATTAACGCGTTATTAGACGTAATAAGAAACAACCTATCACAACTCTCAAAG gtattttTGGGAAAAGTGGAAATGAATTCGATGTTAGAAGAAGTTTCAATGTGTTTATACGCCGGTCGTGTTCCGGATTGCTGGAGCAAATTATCACCACCGTCGGTTAAATCATTGCCAGGTTATATTCAACACCTTACAAAACGTACACTTCAATATTCGAATtgg AGCCAAATTAGAGAACCTTTAGTCATGTGGCTGTCAGGGTTACACTCACCAAAATCATACCTCACATCTTTGATACAATTGGCATGTAGAAAATACGGTTGGTCAATTGAACACAGTATGTTTTATACATCTGTTACTCAGTGGACTTGTGAAAGCGAAGTCCAACGAGAACCAGACgct ggatGTTACATCACCGGATTATATTTAGAAGGTGCACGTTGGGATATGGACAAACAATGTTTGACAGAATCtgcttttcaaaatatatttgaaaagttGCCAATTTTGGCTATTATTCCTATTGAAACTCGCTTGCTAAAATTACCTAAGAGTTCAATTACCATACCAGCTTATGTGACTTCGAAACGAGGAAATTCGATGACCGATAATTGTGTGTTTCAAGCCAATTTGAATACACTGCTGCATAAGAGTTTTTGGATTTTACGAGGGGTTTGCATTGTTATGAATACtgattaa